In a genomic window of Tripterygium wilfordii isolate XIE 37 chromosome 8, ASM1340144v1, whole genome shotgun sequence:
- the LOC120003660 gene encoding uncharacterized protein LOC120003660, whose product MEVRLGKYHNKAEASNKIILNGIKKRLESSKGRWVEELPSVLWAYRTTPRRSTGESPFVLAYGAEAVIPLEIGLPTLQTQVFEEGNNDLAMERNLDLLQERRDQAMVRLAAYQQVLSRSYNKNVRARSFEIGDFVLRKVLSQTKDPTDGKLGPNWEGPFQVIAQINPVFSLRGGWKGGKKLLAVGKEARSYFRTVIQPSQQLLHTSQILFITVQPSYHFHL is encoded by the exons ATGGAAGTTCGTTTGGGAAAATATCATAACAAG GCAGAAGCATCCAACAAGATCATTTTAAACGGAATTAAGAAAAGATTGGAGTCTTCCAAAGGAAGGTGGGTAGAAGAACTTCCGTCAGTATTATGGGCATACCGAACCACTCCCCGCAGGTCTACAGGAGAATCTCCATTCGTGCTTGCTTATGGAGCAGAGGCTGTCATTCCCTTAGAAATAGGGCTTCCGACTCTCCAAACGCAAGTATTTGAAGAAGGCAACAATGATTTGGCAATGGAAAGAAATTTGGATTTGCTGCAGGAGAGAAGGGATCAGGCCATGGTGCGGCTGGCTGCTTACCAACAAGTGTTGTCCCGATCCtataataaaaatgttagggcaagaagctttgaaattggggACTTCGTTTTACGAAAAGTCTTATCTCAAACTAAGGATCCAACTGATGGAAAGTTGGGtccaaattgggaaggaccTTTCCAAGTCATAGCACAG ATCAATCCAGTGTTTTCACTAAGAGGCGGTTGGAAAGGAGGCAAGAAGTTACTTGCGGTTGGCAAAGAGGCTAGAAGTTACTTCAGAACTGTCATTCAACCGTCTCAGCAGTTACTCCACACGTCTCAGATATTATTCATCACAGTTCAACCGTCTTATCACTTCCACCTATAA